A window from Citrus sinensis cultivar Valencia sweet orange chromosome 5, DVS_A1.0, whole genome shotgun sequence encodes these proteins:
- the LOC107176388 gene encoding transcription factor HEC2-like, which yields MEFDRLKSAATEDQMEMMVMMMQMDKFPEFYGACTNNDVAELLPADHTSATITTNSNIASSTPHFVDNNSPHIVSSPSFSNMLSNSNTSLNGTSITAAQGTSIPTYFSYSPNERYWRGGAGDSNSSTGVPLSQKQNSMAAMRETIFRVAAMQPIHIDPDSVKPPKRRNVKISKDPQSVAARHRRERISERIRILQRLVPGGTKMDTASMLDEAIHYVKFLKTQVQSLERAAANRPAGIGFPATLTTGNYPPIIGKEYQQPAVRNGALHYGDA from the coding sequence ATGGAATTTGACCGGTTAAAGTCAGCTGCAACAGAAGATCAGATGgagatgatggtgatgatgatgcagatggaCAAGTTCCCCGAGTTCTACGGAGCCTGTACCAACAACGATGTCGCTGAATTGCTCCCAGCTGATCACACTTCTGCCACCATCACCACCAACAGCAATATTGCTAGTTCCACGCCACATTTCGTTGATAACAATAGCCCGCATATTGTTTCATCACCTTCTTTCTCAAACATGCTATCTAATAGTAACACGTCGTTAAACGGCACCAGTATCACCGCAGCTCAAGGCACTTCTATACCAACTTATTTCTCTTATTCGCCCAATGAAAGATATTGGAGAGGAGGAGCTGGAGATTCAAATAGTTCTACAGGAGTACCATTATCGCAGAAACAGAACTCAATGGCGGCGATGAGAGAAACGATATTCAGAGTTGCAGCTATGCAACCAATTCATATTGACCCAGATTCGGTGAAGCCGCCGAAGAGAAGGAACGTGAAGATATCAAAGGATCCTCAAAGTGTTGCAGCAAGGCATAGGAGAGAGAGGATAAGTGAGAGAATAAGAATACTTCAAAGACTTGTCCCTGGAGGAACCAAAATGGACACTGCCTCTATGTTAGATGAAGCAATTCATTATGTCAAGTTCTTGAAGACTCAAGTACAGTCGCTGGAGAGAGCTGCGGCTAATAGGCCTGCTGGAATAGGGTTCCCTGCAACACTCACTACCGGAAATTATCCTCCTATTATTGGAAAAGAATATCAGCAACCTGCAGTTCGAAATGGTGCTCTGCATTATGGAGATGCTTAG